Proteins encoded in a region of the Xylocopa sonorina isolate GNS202 chromosome 1, iyXylSono1_principal, whole genome shotgun sequence genome:
- the LOC143429738 gene encoding uncharacterized protein LOC143429738 isoform X2: MNFPPFGSHFPGTIPSIHQFATDGSGGAGGRYANHFPNQPPIGVPVMGKYRPESNGVQSAQSQVMMNNKASYPNSNVHHYPNVPYSQAQPVQQRPSNSPGMPEKRSYHQDKDKNKEKKTDEQQRNGETTTNGSQQDYTMHQHHQQHAHTQTPATMPATWQSLATPGSTVADYLSHLPASTLPLSLHHFLKYSAESIKKESEMAQTTSVAVATTTTPNIMMSPNNKKKKKKKTPKEKKPRPKPGEIRLTTALDGSTLYCCPECHMAYPERELLEQHLLGHTLERRFVCDICGAGLKRKDHLTRHKQSHNPERPYVCTVCLKAFKRKEQLTLHFVIHSGEKRHICTECGKGFYRKDHLRKHTRSHIARRVKAELSQNAGTQQNQQQNNVSNMQTTAVTASSVLSGGHPGPLLS; this comes from the exons ATGAATTTCCCGCCGTTCGGAAGCCATTTTCCCGGTACTATTCCGAGTATACACCAGTTCGCAACCGACGGCTCCGGCGGTGCGGGCGGGCGTTACGCCAATCATTTTCCCAACCAGCCTCCAATTGGAGTGCCGGTTATGGGAAAGTACCGTCCTGAAAGCAACGGCGTGCAATCTGCTCAGTCGCAAGTGATGATGAACAATAAAGCGAGTTATCCCAATAGCAATGTTCATCATTATCCAAATGTACCATACTCCCAAGCTCAACCGGTACAACAGCGGCCCTCTAATTCGCCTGGAATGCCAGAGAAACGTTCGTATCATCAG GATAAAGATAAGAATAAGGAGAAGAAAACGGATGAACAACAGCGCAATGGAGAAACGACGACAAACGGTAGCCAACAAGATTACACGATGCACCAACATCATCAGCAGCATGCACATACTCAAACTCCTGCGACGATGCCTGCTACGTGGCAATCTTTGGCCACACCTGGATCCACCGTCGCAGATTACCTCAGTCATTTACCAGCTAGTACTTTACCATTAAGTTTGCATCACTTCTTAAAATATTCTGCGGAAAGTATTAAGAAAGAGTCAGAAATGGCACAAACCACTTCCGTTGCTGTAGCAACTACGACAACGCCTAATATCATGATGTCTCCGAacaataaaaagaagaaaaagaagaagacgcCTAAAGAGAAAAAGCCACGTCCGAAACCTGGTGAAATTCGCTTAACTACAGCTCTAGATGGCTCTACATTGTATTGTTGTCCAGAGTGTCACATGGCATACCCGGAACGTGAATTATTAGAACAACATCTTTTGGGGCATACTTTAGAACGAAGATTCGTTTGCGACATTTGCGGCGCAGGACTTAAAAGGAAGGATCATCTTACACGTCACAAACAGAGTCATAACCCTGAGCGGCCGTATGTTTGTACCGTTTGTttaaaagcgtttaaaagaaaAGAACAACTGACATTACATTTTGTTATACATTCTGGCGAGAAACGACATATATGCACAGAATGTGGAAAAGGATTTTATCGTAAAGATCACTTAAGAAAGCACACCAGAAGCCACATTGCAAGGAGGGTAAAAGCTGAGCTCAGTCAAAATGCTG GTACACAGCAAAATCAGCAGCAAAACAATGTTTCGAACATGCAGACGACAGCGGTTACAGCATCGTCTGTTCTATCCGGTGGACATCCAGGTCCTCTCCTGTCCTGA
- the LOC143429738 gene encoding uncharacterized protein LOC143429738 isoform X1, translated as MNFPPFGSHFPGTIPSIHQFATDGSGGAGGRYANHFPNQPPIGVPVMGKYRPESNGVQSAQSQVMMNNKASYPNSNVHHYPNVPYSQAQPVQQRPSNSPGMPEKRSYHQQATETINQQDVCNLLQDKDKNKEKKTDEQQRNGETTTNGSQQDYTMHQHHQQHAHTQTPATMPATWQSLATPGSTVADYLSHLPASTLPLSLHHFLKYSAESIKKESEMAQTTSVAVATTTTPNIMMSPNNKKKKKKKTPKEKKPRPKPGEIRLTTALDGSTLYCCPECHMAYPERELLEQHLLGHTLERRFVCDICGAGLKRKDHLTRHKQSHNPERPYVCTVCLKAFKRKEQLTLHFVIHSGEKRHICTECGKGFYRKDHLRKHTRSHIARRVKAELSQNAGTQQNQQQNNVSNMQTTAVTASSVLSGGHPGPLLS; from the exons ATGAATTTCCCGCCGTTCGGAAGCCATTTTCCCGGTACTATTCCGAGTATACACCAGTTCGCAACCGACGGCTCCGGCGGTGCGGGCGGGCGTTACGCCAATCATTTTCCCAACCAGCCTCCAATTGGAGTGCCGGTTATGGGAAAGTACCGTCCTGAAAGCAACGGCGTGCAATCTGCTCAGTCGCAAGTGATGATGAACAATAAAGCGAGTTATCCCAATAGCAATGTTCATCATTATCCAAATGTACCATACTCCCAAGCTCAACCGGTACAACAGCGGCCCTCTAATTCGCCTGGAATGCCAGAGAAACGTTCGTATCATCAG CAAGCAACAGAAACTATAAATCAACAAGATGTTTGCAATCTCCTACAGGATAAAGATAAGAATAAGGAGAAGAAAACGGATGAACAACAGCGCAATGGAGAAACGACGACAAACGGTAGCCAACAAGATTACACGATGCACCAACATCATCAGCAGCATGCACATACTCAAACTCCTGCGACGATGCCTGCTACGTGGCAATCTTTGGCCACACCTGGATCCACCGTCGCAGATTACCTCAGTCATTTACCAGCTAGTACTTTACCATTAAGTTTGCATCACTTCTTAAAATATTCTGCGGAAAGTATTAAGAAAGAGTCAGAAATGGCACAAACCACTTCCGTTGCTGTAGCAACTACGACAACGCCTAATATCATGATGTCTCCGAacaataaaaagaagaaaaagaagaagacgcCTAAAGAGAAAAAGCCACGTCCGAAACCTGGTGAAATTCGCTTAACTACAGCTCTAGATGGCTCTACATTGTATTGTTGTCCAGAGTGTCACATGGCATACCCGGAACGTGAATTATTAGAACAACATCTTTTGGGGCATACTTTAGAACGAAGATTCGTTTGCGACATTTGCGGCGCAGGACTTAAAAGGAAGGATCATCTTACACGTCACAAACAGAGTCATAACCCTGAGCGGCCGTATGTTTGTACCGTTTGTttaaaagcgtttaaaagaaaAGAACAACTGACATTACATTTTGTTATACATTCTGGCGAGAAACGACATATATGCACAGAATGTGGAAAAGGATTTTATCGTAAAGATCACTTAAGAAAGCACACCAGAAGCCACATTGCAAGGAGGGTAAAAGCTGAGCTCAGTCAAAATGCTG GTACACAGCAAAATCAGCAGCAAAACAATGTTTCGAACATGCAGACGACAGCGGTTACAGCATCGTCTGTTCTATCCGGTGGACATCCAGGTCCTCTCCTGTCCTGA